From Streptomyces chrestomyceticus JCM 4735, one genomic window encodes:
- a CDS encoding DUF5949 family protein, with product MTTSQATTGNPPYSQLGTLMMIGWSGAHPEDGHDVPFLLTYSLGDGKDGPETGTEVMGTMLSQAGLLVGGELQDASRTPSLPLTLIVEAGRAVLTMPIFSAQCPVPPEWLAAADHRGQVYGMFATRPWPEAKPGGPVSEDTLRAFAGDEGVIKSSAHCLIPVRTLQGR from the coding sequence ATGACCACATCCCAGGCCACCACCGGCAACCCTCCGTACAGCCAGTTGGGCACCCTCATGATGATCGGCTGGAGCGGCGCCCACCCCGAGGACGGTCACGACGTACCCTTCCTGCTCACCTACTCCCTCGGCGACGGCAAGGACGGCCCGGAGACCGGGACCGAGGTCATGGGCACCATGCTCAGCCAGGCCGGGCTGCTGGTCGGCGGCGAGCTCCAGGACGCCTCCCGCACCCCCTCCCTCCCGCTGACGCTGATCGTCGAGGCCGGGCGGGCGGTGCTGACGATGCCGATCTTCAGCGCGCAGTGCCCGGTGCCGCCGGAGTGGCTGGCGGCGGCGGACCACCGGGGGCAGGTGTACGGCATGTTCGCCACCCGGCCGTGGCCGGAGGCGAAGCCGGGCGGGCCGGTCAGCGAGGACACGCTGCGGGCCTTCGCGGGCGACGAGGGTGTGATCAAGAGTTCCGCGCACTGTCTGATCCCCGTGCGCACGCTCCAGGG
- a CDS encoding AAA family ATPase — protein MTAHSTDSAPAAPQGPWLGPGVVVLTGIQAAGKSTVAQALAERLARSVHLRGDTFRRMVVRGREEMTPDAGASALAQLRLRHRLTAVCADQYAQAGFTVIAQDILLGEHLTEMAEHIRTRPLAVVVLTPDPSVVEEREAARAKTAYGPGWSVRDLDTALREHTPPIGLWLDTTHQTVEQTVDEILTRAWTEGAIA, from the coding sequence ATGACGGCACACTCCACCGACAGCGCGCCCGCCGCGCCCCAGGGACCGTGGCTCGGCCCTGGGGTCGTGGTCCTGACGGGTATTCAGGCCGCCGGGAAGTCGACCGTGGCGCAGGCGCTCGCCGAGCGGCTGGCGCGGTCGGTGCACCTGCGCGGTGACACGTTCCGGCGCATGGTCGTCCGGGGGCGGGAGGAGATGACGCCCGACGCCGGCGCGTCGGCCCTCGCACAGTTGCGGCTGCGGCACCGGCTGACCGCCGTCTGCGCCGACCAGTACGCCCAGGCCGGATTCACCGTGATCGCGCAGGACATCCTGCTCGGCGAGCATCTGACCGAGATGGCCGAGCACATCAGGACCCGCCCGCTGGCGGTGGTGGTGCTGACCCCGGACCCGTCGGTGGTCGAGGAGCGGGAGGCGGCCCGGGCCAAGACGGCGTACGGGCCCGGCTGGAGCGTGCGTGACCTCGACACGGCGCTGCGCGAGCACACCCCGCCGATCGGGCTGTGGCTGGACACCACGCACCAGACCGTCGAGCAGACCGTGGACGAGATCCTCACCCGCGCCTGGACGGAAGGCGCCATCGCCTGA
- a CDS encoding TetR/AcrR family transcriptional regulator has product MTRTGTSGRTAGVDPEALWAPAERPRRGRPPAHSRAEITAAAVALADAEGLGAVTMRAVAARIGAGTMSLYSYVPDKETLLELMIDQVAGEHRLPSGPSGDWRADLRHFFREQRALMRRHPWLPTALPAQRTFGPNTLAALEHALAVLTPTGLGAPAALEIFSLLSGFVASHVTHEHAQEAAAGATDRAFHDAQARYLRSAAVTDACPKAAEALTAPGGTSSPDATFDRLLNRMIDGLTATD; this is encoded by the coding sequence GTGACCCGTACAGGCACATCCGGCCGTACCGCCGGAGTGGACCCGGAGGCGCTCTGGGCACCGGCCGAACGCCCCCGGCGCGGCCGTCCCCCGGCGCACAGCCGGGCCGAGATCACCGCCGCGGCCGTCGCCCTCGCCGACGCCGAAGGGCTCGGCGCGGTCACCATGCGCGCGGTCGCGGCCCGGATCGGGGCCGGCACCATGTCGCTCTACAGCTACGTCCCCGACAAGGAGACGCTGCTGGAGCTGATGATCGACCAGGTCGCCGGGGAACACCGGCTGCCGTCCGGACCGTCCGGCGACTGGCGCGCGGACCTGCGGCACTTCTTCCGCGAGCAGCGCGCGCTGATGCGGCGCCACCCGTGGCTGCCCACGGCGCTGCCCGCACAGCGGACGTTCGGCCCGAACACCCTCGCCGCCCTGGAGCACGCCCTCGCCGTCCTCACCCCCACGGGACTCGGCGCCCCGGCGGCACTCGAAATCTTCAGCCTGCTCTCCGGCTTCGTGGCGAGCCATGTCACCCACGAGCACGCCCAGGAAGCGGCGGCCGGCGCCACCGACCGCGCCTTCCACGACGCGCAGGCCCGCTATCTGCGCTCCGCCGCCGTCACGGACGCCTGCCCGAAGGCCGCCGAGGCCCTGACGGCGCCGGGCGGCACGTCCTCCCCCGACGCGACCTTCGACCGGCTCCTCAACCGCATGATCGACGGGCTGACGGCTACGGACTGA
- a CDS encoding nuclear transport factor 2 family protein codes for MTVYEDNYSLGKQFHAALVTADWDTIRSLLHEDATWELPGDNTISGTAHGADGVVERARKIAGYGLNFTLLHILVSPRNMALSLHNTAQRGDLVLDEHLSTVCTVRDGKIAAIETYLSDVDGMNAFFV; via the coding sequence ATGACCGTCTACGAGGACAACTACTCCCTCGGCAAGCAGTTCCACGCCGCGCTCGTCACCGCCGACTGGGACACCATCCGCTCCCTGCTGCACGAGGACGCGACCTGGGAGCTGCCCGGCGACAACACGATCTCCGGGACGGCGCACGGCGCGGACGGCGTCGTCGAACGTGCCCGCAAGATCGCCGGGTACGGCCTGAACTTCACCCTGCTGCACATCCTCGTCAGCCCCCGCAACATGGCGCTGTCCCTGCACAACACCGCGCAGCGCGGCGACCTGGTCCTGGACGAGCACCTGTCCACGGTGTGCACCGTGCGCGACGGGAAGATCGCGGCCATCGAGACCTACCTGTCCGACGTGGACGGCATGAACGCCTTCTTCGTCTGA
- a CDS encoding ArsR/SmtB family transcription factor, translating to MAVLSHPDRAELRIADVLEAFAHPIRLRIVHRLAHGAERSCGELLPEVSKSTASHHWRVLRESGVLHQRREGRRLVMHLRREDLEARFPGLLDVVLAAAGDDPEVVMGEREKAAGALGS from the coding sequence ATGGCCGTACTGAGTCACCCCGACCGTGCCGAACTACGCATCGCGGACGTCCTGGAGGCGTTCGCGCACCCGATCCGGCTGCGCATCGTGCACCGGCTCGCCCACGGTGCCGAGCGCTCCTGCGGCGAGCTGCTGCCCGAAGTGTCCAAATCCACCGCCAGTCACCACTGGCGTGTGCTGCGCGAGAGCGGCGTGCTCCACCAGCGGCGGGAAGGCCGTCGCCTGGTGATGCACCTGCGGCGCGAGGACTTGGAGGCGCGCTTCCCCGGGTTGCTGGACGTGGTGCTGGCGGCTGCCGGGGACGATCCCGAGGTGGTCATGGGGGAGCGCGAGAAGGCCGCCGGGGCGCTGGGCTCCTGA
- a CDS encoding monovalent cation/H+ antiporter complex subunit F yields MNGWLLAAALLLLVGFAPTVWGAASGPVRRRVMAQNLATLVACLAVLLLAQGYARPSYVDLGLVLAVLGPAGTLVYARLLADELAGQPVRDRVARALDRAMTPLAALSVPLVVLPLCVAAGPGRAMVKLLVIGVLLVGGNVVSSRALSGRWAGEKAGQQPGRHPGHKAGAADE; encoded by the coding sequence GTGAACGGCTGGCTGCTCGCCGCCGCGCTGCTGCTCCTCGTCGGCTTCGCCCCCACCGTGTGGGGCGCGGCGAGCGGGCCCGTACGGCGGCGGGTCATGGCGCAGAACCTCGCGACGCTCGTCGCCTGCCTCGCCGTGCTGCTGCTCGCCCAGGGCTACGCACGTCCGTCGTACGTCGACCTCGGCCTCGTCCTCGCCGTCCTCGGTCCCGCCGGAACGCTCGTCTACGCCCGGCTGCTCGCCGACGAACTGGCCGGGCAGCCGGTGCGCGACCGGGTCGCCCGCGCCCTCGACCGCGCCATGACGCCGCTCGCGGCCCTCTCCGTACCCCTGGTGGTGCTGCCGCTGTGTGTCGCGGCCGGGCCCGGCCGGGCGATGGTGAAGCTGTTGGTCATCGGGGTGCTGCTGGTCGGCGGGAATGTCGTGTCCTCGCGCGCGCTGTCGGGGCGGTGGGCCGGGGAGAAAGCCGGGCAGCAACCCGGCCGGCATCCCGGGCACAAGGCCGGTGCGGCCGATGAATGA
- a CDS encoding DUF4040 domain-containing protein, which translates to MNDVLIVLALSLVAAAATAAVLARDPVRQSTVLALLGLALALLFAVLQAPDVALSQLAVGSVLTPLMVLLSVRKVRRKGRADGRERDTGSAGQTGSAGEGERR; encoded by the coding sequence ATGAATGACGTCCTGATCGTGCTGGCCCTGTCGCTGGTGGCGGCGGCCGCGACCGCCGCCGTACTGGCCCGCGACCCGGTGCGGCAGTCCACCGTACTGGCCTTGCTCGGCCTCGCCCTCGCGCTCCTCTTCGCCGTCCTCCAGGCGCCGGACGTCGCGCTCTCCCAACTCGCGGTCGGCTCCGTCCTCACCCCGCTGATGGTGCTGCTCTCGGTGCGGAAGGTGCGGCGCAAGGGCCGGGCGGACGGCCGTGAGCGGGACACCGGAAGCGCGGGGCAGACCGGAAGCGCGGGGGAGGGGGAACGGCGGTGA
- the mbhE gene encoding hydrogen gas-evolving membrane-bound hydrogenase subunit E, with product MSRRVRMWVLVLGGLGVAALLFAASLDLPEFGGDRHPYGARAVEAALARHTANVVSAVNFDQRAFDTLGEESILFCAALGTVVLLRQTRDEHRVRPEPARVAPPVRRYALVALPVTLLIGLYVVAHGQLSPGGGFQGGVVVATALHLLYIAVDYRALERIRPVGLYATADAAGEAAYLLLGAAGLVAGTAYLTNFLPYGTFGTLASGGMVPLLNAAVGVEVAGGVVVLLASFLDQAVEIEDAAERTGPGETRHPAPPSPSEEKPT from the coding sequence GTGAGCAGGCGGGTCCGGATGTGGGTGCTGGTCCTCGGCGGCCTGGGCGTGGCGGCCCTGCTGTTCGCCGCGAGCCTGGACCTGCCGGAGTTCGGCGGCGACCGGCACCCGTACGGCGCGCGGGCCGTCGAGGCCGCCCTCGCCCGGCACACCGCCAACGTCGTCTCGGCGGTCAACTTCGACCAGCGGGCGTTCGACACCCTCGGCGAGGAATCGATCCTCTTCTGTGCGGCGCTCGGCACCGTCGTCCTGCTCCGCCAGACCCGCGACGAGCACCGGGTACGCCCCGAACCGGCACGCGTCGCCCCGCCCGTACGCCGGTACGCGCTCGTCGCGCTCCCCGTCACCCTGCTCATCGGCCTGTACGTCGTCGCCCACGGCCAGCTCAGCCCCGGCGGCGGCTTCCAGGGCGGGGTGGTCGTCGCCACCGCCCTGCACCTGCTCTACATCGCCGTGGACTACCGCGCGCTGGAGCGGATCAGACCGGTCGGCCTGTACGCGACGGCGGACGCGGCCGGGGAGGCCGCCTATCTGCTGCTGGGCGCCGCCGGCCTGGTCGCCGGAACCGCCTACCTGACCAACTTCCTCCCGTACGGCACCTTCGGCACGCTCGCCTCCGGCGGCATGGTCCCACTGCTCAACGCGGCCGTCGGGGTGGAGGTCGCCGGCGGGGTCGTGGTGCTGCTGGCCTCCTTCCTCGACCAGGCGGTGGAGATCGAGGACGCGGCGGAGCGCACCGGCCCCGGAGAGACCCGTCACCCCGCCCCTCCGTCCCCGTCCGAGGAGAAGCCGACATGA
- a CDS encoding sodium:proton antiporter, with amino-acid sequence MSVLPYLVAGWIFLIGCYGLATSRNLIHAVGCLAVCQASTYVLLLAVGYRDGGTAPVFSDLRPGARPVVDPVVQALTLTDVVVGATVTALLLALVVQVGKRHGTVNPDELSELRG; translated from the coding sequence ATGAGCGTGCTGCCGTATCTCGTCGCCGGCTGGATCTTCCTGATCGGCTGTTACGGGCTGGCCACCAGCCGCAACCTCATCCACGCCGTCGGCTGCCTCGCCGTCTGCCAGGCGTCCACGTACGTCCTGCTGCTCGCCGTCGGCTACCGGGACGGCGGTACCGCGCCGGTCTTCTCCGACCTGCGGCCCGGCGCCCGTCCGGTCGTCGATCCCGTCGTCCAGGCCCTGACCCTCACCGACGTGGTGGTGGGCGCGACGGTCACCGCGCTGCTGCTGGCCCTCGTCGTCCAGGTGGGCAAACGCCACGGCACCGTGAACCCGGACGAACTCTCGGAGCTGCGCGGGTGA
- a CDS encoding complex I subunit 5 family protein, with protein sequence MTLTPAATLPLIVATPLLGAAFLVAAGRRMPRRAAETAGTVFAAATAVLALSVLLRGTAPDAPGARAVAWLGGWHPHGGAGVGIVLVGDRTGVGLAAVTSLLVVAVLAYSWRYFDEPPNRQAGTFPALVLIFQAGMCGFALTGDLFNAFVFFELMGVVAYALTGYRVEEKRAVQGALTFGVVNSLGGYATLLGVGLLYGRTGELGFAQIGARLADRPGGSDGGASGGPDLLVLTAFVLVLTGLLVKAAAVPFHFWLPDAHAVAPTPVCMLLSGVMVELGVYGTARVYWTVFAGPGGIPTADAHRMLLTLGTLTAVVGAFMCWQQRHLKRMLAFSTVAHTGLFLVGLAVMTPEGTGGTALYVLAHAGVKAALFAAMGILLDRYRSVDELELHGRGRELPLVGVVCAAGGLALAGLPPFGTGLGKAVTEEAAGGWQAALFVVVSAVTGGAVLRAVARIFLGMGVRPEAAGQAEARADETSGTDEEPETAGPLSRIPDTMLAVPVVLLAAALAVGVVPGLHAAVGRATDAFLDRAGYAAAVLHTPPAASVPSPGPHWSVAGVGLGLLSAALACLLARWAVRRTGPAHPARWAAPVRRLHSGHIGDYVAFVLAGITLVAALLLPSLH encoded by the coding sequence ATGACCCTCACGCCCGCCGCCACCCTTCCGCTGATCGTGGCCACCCCGCTGCTCGGCGCCGCCTTCCTGGTGGCCGCCGGCCGCCGGATGCCGCGCCGGGCCGCCGAGACCGCGGGCACCGTCTTCGCCGCGGCCACCGCCGTCCTCGCCCTCTCCGTCCTGCTGCGCGGCACCGCCCCGGACGCGCCGGGCGCACGCGCCGTCGCATGGCTGGGCGGCTGGCACCCGCACGGCGGCGCGGGCGTCGGCATCGTCCTGGTCGGCGACCGGACCGGCGTCGGCCTGGCCGCCGTCACCTCGCTGCTCGTCGTCGCCGTCCTCGCCTACTCCTGGCGCTACTTCGACGAGCCGCCGAACCGGCAGGCAGGCACCTTCCCCGCCCTCGTCCTGATCTTCCAGGCGGGCATGTGCGGCTTCGCGCTCACCGGCGACCTCTTCAACGCGTTCGTCTTCTTCGAGCTGATGGGCGTCGTCGCGTACGCCCTCACCGGCTACCGCGTCGAGGAGAAACGTGCCGTCCAGGGCGCCCTCACCTTCGGCGTCGTCAACTCCCTCGGCGGCTACGCGACGCTGCTCGGCGTCGGCCTGCTGTACGGACGGACCGGCGAACTCGGCTTCGCCCAGATCGGCGCCCGGCTGGCCGACCGCCCGGGTGGGTCCGACGGCGGCGCCTCCGGCGGCCCCGACCTCCTCGTCCTCACTGCCTTCGTCCTCGTCCTGACCGGCCTGCTCGTCAAGGCCGCGGCGGTCCCCTTCCACTTCTGGCTCCCGGACGCCCACGCGGTGGCCCCCACCCCGGTGTGCATGCTGCTGTCCGGGGTCATGGTCGAACTGGGCGTCTACGGCACGGCACGCGTCTACTGGACGGTCTTCGCGGGCCCCGGCGGCATCCCCACGGCCGACGCGCACCGGATGCTGCTCACCCTCGGCACGCTCACCGCCGTCGTCGGCGCGTTCATGTGCTGGCAGCAGCGCCACCTCAAGCGGATGCTGGCGTTCTCCACCGTCGCGCACACCGGCCTGTTCCTGGTCGGGCTCGCCGTCATGACCCCGGAGGGCACGGGCGGTACGGCGCTCTACGTCCTCGCGCACGCGGGCGTGAAGGCCGCGCTGTTCGCCGCCATGGGCATCCTCCTCGACCGCTACCGCAGCGTCGACGAACTCGAACTCCACGGCCGCGGCCGGGAACTGCCCCTGGTCGGCGTGGTCTGCGCGGCCGGCGGACTGGCCCTGGCCGGGCTGCCGCCCTTCGGTACGGGACTGGGCAAGGCCGTTACCGAGGAAGCGGCGGGCGGCTGGCAGGCGGCCCTGTTCGTGGTGGTGTCGGCGGTCACCGGGGGAGCGGTGCTGCGCGCCGTCGCCCGGATCTTCCTGGGAATGGGAGTACGGCCCGAAGCCGCCGGTCAGGCGGAGGCCCGCGCGGACGAGACCAGCGGCACGGACGAGGAGCCCGAGACCGCCGGCCCGCTGAGCCGCATTCCGGACACCATGCTGGCGGTCCCGGTCGTGCTGCTGGCGGCCGCCCTGGCCGTCGGTGTCGTGCCGGGGCTGCACGCGGCGGTCGGCCGGGCCACGGACGCCTTCCTCGACCGGGCGGGCTACGCGGCCGCCGTCCTGCACACGCCCCCGGCCGCGTCCGTACCGTCACCCGGACCGCACTGGTCCGTGGCGGGCGTGGGCCTCGGCCTGCTGTCCGCCGCCCTGGCCTGCCTCCTCGCCAGGTGGGCCGTACGCCGCACGGGCCCGGCCCACCCCGCCCGCTGGGCCGCCCCCGTGCGCCGCCTGCACTCCGGCCACATCGGTGACTACGTCGCCTTCGTCCTGGCAGGCATCACCCTCGTGGCGGCCCTCCTGCTGCCGTCACTCCACTGA
- the dhaM gene encoding dihydroxyacetone kinase phosphoryl donor subunit DhaM, translating into MSGPDTSYVGIVLVSHSGPVAESVARLATGLAGGDVKAPVAAAGGTPDGGLGTSAELIAEAAREVDRGAGVAVLVDLGSAVLTVKALLAEGDELPEGTRLVDAPFVEGAVAAVVTASTGADVDAVAAAAGEAYAYRKD; encoded by the coding sequence GTGAGCGGCCCGGACACTTCTTACGTGGGCATCGTGCTGGTGTCGCACAGCGGGCCGGTGGCCGAGTCGGTGGCGCGGCTGGCGACCGGGCTGGCGGGCGGTGACGTCAAGGCGCCCGTCGCGGCGGCGGGCGGCACCCCGGACGGCGGCCTCGGGACCAGCGCGGAGCTGATCGCCGAGGCGGCCCGGGAGGTGGACCGGGGCGCGGGCGTCGCGGTCCTGGTGGACCTCGGGAGCGCCGTCCTGACCGTCAAGGCGCTGCTGGCCGAGGGGGACGAGCTGCCCGAAGGCACCCGGCTGGTGGACGCGCCGTTCGTCGAGGGCGCGGTGGCCGCCGTGGTGACCGCGTCGACGGGGGCGGACGTGGACGCGGTCGCGGCGGCTGCCGGGGAGGCGTACGCGTACCGGAAGGATTGA
- the dhaL gene encoding dihydroxyacetone kinase subunit DhaL, translating to MTAAAASVDREAARLTDLDSAIGDADHGSNLQRGFAAVVKTLETEPPQTPGAVLTTAGRQLISTVGGASGPLYGTLLRRTGKALGEAGSVTADELRTALRAGVDAVAQLGGAAPGDATMLDALNPAVEALATSFAAAAEAAVQGAEATVPLQARKGRASYLGERSIGHQDPGATSSALLFTALAQTADDGEGAK from the coding sequence ATGACGGCGGCCGCCGCCTCCGTCGACCGGGAAGCGGCCCGCCTCACCGACCTGGATTCCGCCATCGGCGACGCCGACCACGGCAGCAACCTCCAGCGCGGCTTCGCGGCCGTCGTCAAGACCCTCGAAACCGAGCCGCCGCAGACGCCCGGCGCCGTGCTGACGACGGCCGGACGGCAGTTGATCTCCACCGTGGGCGGTGCGTCGGGACCGCTGTACGGGACGCTGCTGCGGCGTACGGGCAAGGCGCTCGGCGAGGCCGGCAGCGTCACCGCCGACGAGCTGCGGACGGCGCTGCGCGCCGGGGTGGACGCCGTCGCCCAGTTGGGCGGGGCCGCGCCCGGTGACGCGACGATGCTCGACGCGCTGAACCCCGCCGTGGAGGCGCTGGCCACGTCCTTCGCGGCGGCCGCCGAGGCGGCCGTACAAGGGGCCGAGGCCACCGTGCCGCTCCAGGCCCGCAAGGGCCGGGCGAGCTATCTCGGGGAGCGCAGCATCGGCCACCAGGACCCGGGGGCGACCTCGTCGGCCCTGCTGTTCACGGCGCTCGCGCAGACCGCGGACGACGGGGAGGGAGCGAAGTGA
- the dhaK gene encoding dihydroxyacetone kinase subunit DhaK has protein sequence MLMNVPETVVADALRGMAAAHPELVVDVDNRVVVRRDAPVAGKVALVSGGGSGHEPLHGGYVGPGMLDAACPGEVFTSPVPDQMVRAAAAVDSGEGVLFVVKNYTGDVLNFQMAAELAEDEGVRVASVVVNDDVAVTDSLHTAGRRGTGATLFVEKIAGAAAEEGAPLDRVADLANRVVESSRSFGVALSACATPAKGGPMFDLPAGELELGVGIHGEPGRERRPMMTAREIADYAVDAVLADLNPRQPVLALVNGMGGTPLLELYGFGAEVHRVLGERGVPVARTLLGNYVTSLDMAGCSVTLCQADAEMLRLWDAPVQTAALRWGR, from the coding sequence ATGCTCATGAACGTCCCCGAAACCGTCGTCGCCGACGCGCTGCGCGGGATGGCCGCGGCCCATCCCGAGTTGGTGGTGGACGTCGACAACCGGGTGGTGGTGCGGCGGGACGCGCCGGTGGCCGGGAAGGTGGCGCTGGTGTCGGGCGGGGGCAGTGGGCACGAGCCGCTGCACGGGGGGTATGTCGGGCCGGGGATGCTGGACGCCGCCTGTCCCGGTGAGGTGTTCACCTCGCCCGTGCCCGATCAGATGGTGCGGGCCGCCGCTGCGGTGGACAGTGGCGAGGGCGTGCTGTTCGTCGTGAAGAACTACACCGGTGACGTGCTGAACTTCCAGATGGCCGCCGAGCTGGCGGAGGACGAGGGAGTACGGGTCGCCAGCGTGGTCGTCAACGACGACGTGGCGGTGACGGACTCGCTGCACACGGCCGGGCGCCGGGGCACCGGGGCCACCCTGTTCGTGGAGAAGATCGCGGGGGCGGCGGCCGAGGAGGGCGCGCCGCTGGACCGGGTGGCGGATCTGGCGAACCGGGTCGTCGAGTCGTCGCGCAGCTTCGGCGTCGCGCTCAGCGCGTGTGCGACGCCCGCCAAGGGCGGCCCGATGTTCGACCTGCCCGCCGGTGAGCTGGAGCTGGGCGTGGGGATTCACGGGGAGCCGGGGCGGGAGCGGCGGCCGATGATGACCGCGCGCGAGATCGCGGACTACGCGGTGGACGCGGTGCTGGCCGACCTGAACCCCCGGCAGCCGGTGCTGGCGCTGGTCAACGGGATGGGCGGGACACCGCTGCTGGAGCTGTACGGGTTCGGCGCCGAGGTGCACCGGGTGCTGGGCGAGCGGGGTGTGCCGGTCGCCCGTACGCTGCTCGGCAACTACGTCACCTCGCTGGACATGGCCGGCTGCTCGGTGACGCTGTGCCAGGCCGACGCGGAGATGCTGCGGCTGTGGGACGCGCCGGTGCAGACCGCGGCGCTGCGGTGGGGGCGCTGA